CTACGAGGTCTTCTTCACGTTCTTCCGGTTCGGCCGGGGCGCGGCGGCGGGCCTGCTGCTGCTCGTCGTACCGCTGCTCGTGGGCGTGTGGTACGTACGACGGCTGCGGCGCGAGGAAGAGCCGGCGGGAGGTGCCGTATGAGAGCCCCCCGCCACCCCTGGCTGCTGACCGCGGCCGCCACGGCCGTCACCGCGGTCTTCCTGCTGCCGGTGTACTGGATGGTGAAGACCAGCCTCACCCGCCCGGAGCGCATCGAGGCGCCGGACCCGCAGTGGGTCCCCGGCCCGGTCACCGGCGAGAACTACTCGGCGGCCCTGGGCTACGAGGGCCTGACCCGGGCCCTGCTCAACAGCCTGGTCATCTCCAGCGGGGTGGTCGCGCTGACCCTGCTGCTCGGCGTTCCGCTCGCCTACGCGCTCGCCCGGGTCCGGATGCGCGGCTCGGGCGCCATGGTGCTCGCCCTCCTCGTCGCCCAGCTGCCGCCCGCCATCGTGCTGGCGGCCCCGCTGTTCATCCTCGAACGCCGGGCCGGGCTCACCGACACCTATCTGGGCCTGATCGCGGCCGACACCACCCTGACGCTGCCCTTCACCGTGATCGTGCTGCGGCCGGTGATGCGCGGGGTCTCCCCGGAGCTGGAGGAGGCGGCCCTGGTGGACGGCTGCGGGCTGCCCGGTGTGCTGCTGCGGGTCGTCCTGCCGCTCATGGTGCCCGGTGTCGTCGCGGCGGCCGGGCTGTCCTTCCTGATCGGCTGGGGC
Above is a window of Streptomyces griseorubiginosus DNA encoding:
- a CDS encoding carbohydrate ABC transporter permease, translating into MRAPRHPWLLTAAATAVTAVFLLPVYWMVKTSLTRPERIEAPDPQWVPGPVTGENYSAALGYEGLTRALLNSLVISSGVVALTLLLGVPLAYALARVRMRGSGAMVLALLVAQLPPAIVLAAPLFILERRAGLTDTYLGLIAADTTLTLPFTVIVLRPVMRGVSPELEEAALVDGCGLPGVLLRVVLPLMVPGVVAAAGLSFLIGWGEFLFGLTLAQSPDVQPVTVLLNAFVGQHGTSWGALMATATLISVPVVCVFALFQRFIVGGLTTGSVRG